CTCCTCGGCGATGTCCTTGAAGAGCGGCGCGTCCGCGAGGAGCTCACTGGTGAGGCCGTGGATCCAGACGGGCCCGGGGTCGCGCTGGGGATTGACCAGCGTGTACCAGTGGTCCTCCACCTCCCCCTGGGCGTCCACGCGGTAGACGGCAGCCGACACTATGCGGTCGTCGCGGGCGAGACCTGTGGTCTCGACGTCGACGACCGCGTACCCCGATGGGTACGCGGCCGGCCAGGAGGCTGCGGACGCTGCGGTCGTCTGGTCTTCGAGCATGGTCCCTGAGGATACGGGCCACGACTGACAGTCAGGTCCCCGGTCCGCCACGCGGGTCGGCCGCGTGGCCGATTCGGTCGCCGTCGGGTGTGCTCCCGCCGGCCGCGGGACCCAGAAGTCCGGACACCAGTGCCTTCACCGAGAGGGTGAACAGCGCCTCGGGGTCGACGGGTCGGGCGAGCGCGCGGGCGAGTGCCGGGTCCTGTTCGGCCGTCCGCGCGCCCCACAGTTCTTCCTCGCCGGGGCTCTGCACGGGGGCGCGTTCGCGGTTGCGCTCGACCAGGACATGACCGACGACGTGCACCTGGACGGCGCGTACGGCGTCGGCGGCGCGGGTGCCGCGCAGGCCCGCCGCGTGCACCTCGTGGACCAGGACCTGCTGGGCGGGCAGGAACATCCGCTCGGTGAGGCCGCGTTCGTGCACCATCGCGACGAGGTGCGGATGGTCGCGCAGCCGCCGGCGCAGGGCGCGCGCGACGGAGACGATGCGCCCGTCCGGCGTGCGGCCGGCGGGACGGATGTCGCCCAGGTCGGCGAGGGTGCGGTCGACGAGGGCGTCCAGGAGCGACTCGCGATTGCCGACGTGCCAGTAGATCGAGGTGACGGCGGTGCCGAGCTCGGCGGCGAGCCTGCGCATCGTCAGGGCCTGCGGGCCGTGCTGCTTGACGAGCGCCGTGGCGGCGGCGAGCACCTGTTCCCGGTCGAGATGACCGCGTTCCCGGTCCGGATGCGTACGCGTCTCTTCACTCTTCACGAGTCCTGTTGTAACTGTGTTACAGAACCGCCCGCAAGACCTCATGCAGTCCTGACGAAGGGTGGTACGACATGGCACGCGTACGGTACGGAGCGCGCACCGAGGCGGAGATCGCCGCGGCGCGCACCGCGAGTTCGAAGCTTCCCGACATCTGGTCCACGGGTGTGGTGGCCGTCTGGGAGAGCGATCCGGATGCGGTGGCGGCCGTCCTGCCGCCTCCGCTGAAGCCCACGGCCCGGCCGCTGGTGCGGGCCAACATCAGCAAGGTCGACCTGCCCGGCTATCCGCTCGGCGCGGGCTCGGTGGCCGTGGCCGCCGAGCACGACGGGGTGGCGGGCTGGTATCCGCTCGTCATGCCGATGACCCACGAGCGGGCCCTGATCGGCGGGCGTGAGGTCTTCGGGGAGCCGAAGAAGCTGGGCGAGGTCGAGGTGGAGCGCGACGGCCTGGTCGTCCGCGCCTCGCTGGCCCGGCACGGCATCGCCTTCGTGGAGGTGCGCGGCGCGGTCAGCGGGGACCTGCCGATCCCGGAGCCGGTCCAGAAGACGGACTTCTACTTCAAGTTCCTTCCCGCGGTGGACGGTTCGGGCTTCGACGCCGATCCGGTGCTCGTGCACTGCGTGCGCAACGAGAAGGTCCGCAAGCTGGAGGGCATCACCGGGGACGTCGTCCTGCGCGAGTCGATGTACGACCCGGTCGCGGATCTCCCGGTGCGCGCGGTCGTCGAGATCACGATCGGCGAGAAGACCACCGACCAGAAGGGCCGGGTGGCCGAGCGGGTCAGCGCGCAGGCGCTGCTGCCCTACATCCACCAGCGCTACGACGACCCGCAGCAGATCCTCGACGGCCCGCCCGAGGGGAGCCTCTGAGATGGAGCTGCGGGAAGGGCAGGTCGCCGTCGTCACGGGTGCGGCGAGCGGCATCGGCCTCGCCATGGCGCGCCGGTTCGCGGCGAGCGGCCTCAAGGTGGTCCTCGCGGACGTCGAGGAGGGCGCCCTGGAGAAGGCGGCGGCCGGGCTGCGCGAGGACGGGGCGAGCGTGCACGCGCGCGTGGTCGACGTCGGCTCGCGCGAGCAGGTCTTCGCGCTCGCCGACGCGGCGTACGAGACGTTCGGCGCCGTCCATGTGCTCTGCAACAACGCGGGCGTCGGCTCGGGGGCCGAGGGCCGCATGTGGGAACACGAGCCGAACGACTGGAAGTGGGCCTTCGAGGTCAACGTGTGGGGCGTCTTCCACGGCATCCAGGCCTTCGTGCCCCGGATGATCGCGGGCGGCGAACCCGGCCATGTCGTCAACACCTCGTCCGGCGACGGCGGCATCGCGCCACTGCCGACCGCGTCGGTGTACGCGGTCACCAAGGCGGCCGTGGTGACGATGACGGAGTCGCTGTACGCGCATCTGAAGGCGGAGCACGCGCGCGTGGGCGCCTCCGTGCTCTTCCCGGGGCCGCACATGCTGCGCACCGGACTGTGGGAGTCGCACCGCAACCGCCCTGAGCGGTACGCCAAGTCCCGCCCGCGCAAAACCCCTTACCGCAGCCTCGACCAGTGGGAGTCCGCGATGAAGGAGGCCGGCCAGGAGGTGGAGTTCACGCCCGTCGAGCAGGTCGCGGACTTCGTGGCGGAGGGGATCGCGGCCGACCGCTTCTGGCTGCTCCCTCAGAGCGAGCACAGCGACCGGCAGATCAAGGCCAGGTCGCGGTCGATGCTGGACCGCGCGAACCCGGCGTATCTGGAGAGCTTCATTCTGGACTGAAGGGCACGTGATGACCGACCAGGATCCTTACCTGATCATCTCCTCCGACTGCCACGCCGGGCTCCCCACCGAGGAGTACCGGCCCTATCTCGACAGCCGCTTCCACCGTGACTTCGATCAGTTCCTGGGGGAGCGCGACGCCCGCCGCGCGGAGGCGACCCGGCTCGGCATCCGCAACGACGCGTTCGCCGCCAAGTGGTTCCAGGACAACGAGGAGGGCCTGCGCGGCGGCTGGGAGACCGCGCAGCGCCTCAAGGAGCTCGACGGCGACGGGGTGGCCGCCGAGGTCGTCTTCCCCGACGCGGACGCCGTGGACAGCCAGACGGCGGCGCCCTTCGGGGTGGGCCTCGGCCTCTCCGGGGACCAGGACCCGGAGCTCGGCATGGCGGGTGCGCAGGCGCACAACCGCTGGCTCGCCGACTTCGTGTCCGAGCACCCCGAACGGCACTGCGGTGTCGCCCTGTTGCCCATCACCGGAGAGGTGGACCGGGTCGTCGCGGAGGTCCACCGGGCCAAGGAGTCCGGGCTCGGCGCGCTGATGATCCCCTCCATGTGGGTCGACAAGGCGCCCTACCACGACCGGCGTTACGACCCCGTGTGGGCGGCGGTGGCCGAGTGCGCGATGCCCGTGGTGACCCACTCAGGGGCGGCGCCCCGGCACGAGTACGGCGACCACCTGGGGATCTACGTCTCCGAAGTGACCTGGTGGCCGGCGCGGCCCCTGTGGTTCATGCTCTGGTCGGGCGTCTTCGAACGTCACCCGGGGCTGAAGTTCGGCGTCGCGGAGTCCGGCTGCTGGTGGCTGCCGAACCTCCTGTGGTTCATGGACCGCCTCTACCTGGGCGCGCACGGCGGCAAGAAGCTCTCCCCGTTCGCCGAGCTCAAGCGGCCCCCGCACGAGTACCTGGACCGGCAGCTCTTCATCTGCGCCACCAACACCAAGCGCCGCGAACTCGCCCAGCGCTACGAGATCGGCGTCGACAACATCCTCTGGGGCAGCGACTTCCCGCACCCCGAAGGGACCTGGCCCGACACGCGCGCGTGGCTGAGGAAAACCTTCCACGACATTCCGGTGGGGGAGACCCGCCGGATGCTGGGTCTCGCCGCGGCCGAGGTCTTCGGCTTCGACATCCAGAAGCTGGCGCCGCTGGCCCGCAGGATCGGCCCGACGCCCGCCGAACTAGGCCAGGCCACCGACGACGCGGGCCGGGCGGCCGTCGAGGCGTCCTGGGCGCGCTCGCGCGACGTGGGCCGCCACTGGCTGACCGACCACGACTTCCCGGTACTGGGGGCGGACACATGAGTCCAGAGCGCATGACCGAAGACCACATGACCGAAGAGCGCTACACCGTCATCTCGGCGGACTGCCACGCGGGCGCCGATCTCCTCGACTACCGGCCCTACCTGGAGTCCCGCCACCACGACGCGTTCGACGCGTGGGCGGCCACCTACGTCAATCCGTACGAGGACCTGCTCGCCGACACCGCGGACCGCAACTGGAACTCGGACCGCCGCGTCACCGAGCTGGAGCAGGACGGCATCGTCGCCGAGGTCGTCTTCCCGAACACCATCCCGCCCTTCTTCCCGAGCGCTTCCCTGATGGCGCCGGCGCCCACCCGGGAGGAGTTCGAGCAGCGCTGGGCCGGCCTGCGCGCCCACAACCGCTGGCTCGCCGACTTCTGCGCGGCGGCGCCGGGGCGCAGGGCGGGCGTCTTCCAGATCCTCCTGAACGACGTGGACGCGGCCGTCAAGGAGATCCACTGGGCTGCCGACGCGGGCCTGCACGGGGGTCTTCTGCTGCCAGGGACACCGCCGGGCAGCGGGCTCCCGGAGCTCTACTCGGCGGCGTACGACCCGATCTGGGCGGCCTGCGCCGAGCGCGGTGTGCCGGTCAACCACCATGCGGGGTCGGCCTCTCCGCCGCTGGGCGACGAGCCGGCCGCGCGGGCCGTCTTCATGGTGGAGACGACGTGGTTCTCGCACCGGGCGCTGTGGCACATGGTGTTCGGCGGTGCGTTCCGCCGCCATCCGGAGCTGCGGCTCGTGCTCACCGAGCAGGGCTCGGGGTGGATCCCGGGCGTCCTCGACATGCTGGACTACTACCACGGTCGCCTGGTCGCGGCGGCTTCGAGGACGGGCACCGCCGAGTCGAAGTTCGGTGCGGGCCTCGCCGATTCGATGGGCAAGGGACCGTCCGAGATCTGGCGCGAGAACTGCTTCGTCGGGGCGAGCTTCATGCGCCCGCACGAGGCGCGGATGAGGGACCGGATCGGCCTCGACAAGATCATGTGGGGCAGCGACTACCCGCACGACGAAGGCACGCACCCGTTCTCGCGCGAAGGCCTCCGCATCGCCTACGCGGGCCTGCCGAAGGACGAGATAGCCGCCATGGTCGGCGGCAACGCGGCCCGGGTCTACGGCTTCGACCTGGAGCGGCTCGGGGTGGTCGCCGCGCGCGTGGGACCGACGGTCCGGGAACTGGACGAACCCCTCAAGGAGACACCGGCGGGCGCGACGAGCCCGGTGTTCGCCTCCGGAGGGTCGGTACGCGTCTGGTGACGGCGTGCCCCTGCCGGATTCGCCCACCCGGGGGTGAGACCCTCCCCGGGTGAGCGATCAGGTGGCTGGACACGACGAAGCACATGGCGGCGCGCTCGCCTCCCGCCTCAACTGGCTGCGGGCGGCCGTGCTCGGGGCCAACGACGGCATCGTCTCGACGGCGGGCCTGGTCGTCGGCGTGGCGGGCGCCACGGGCGACCGCAGTACGCTGCTCACGGCCGGACTCGCCGGGCTGCTCGCCGGGTCGATGTCCATGGCCGCGGGCGAGTACGTCTCCGTGTCCACCCAGCGCGACTCCGAGAAGGCCGCGCTCGCCATGGAGAAGCGCGAGCTGCGGGAGCAGCCCGAGGCGGAACTGGCCGAGCTGACCGGCCTGTTGGAGCAGCGCGGCCTGAGCCGTGAGGTGGCGCGCGAGGCGGCGGAGCAGCTCACCGAGCGGGACGCGCTGCGGGCGCACGCGCGCGTGGAGCTCGGCATCGACCCCGACCAGCTCACCAACCCCTGGCACGCCGCCTGGGCCAGTTTCGTGGCCTTCACGGTGGGTGCGCTCCTCCCGCTGCTCGCGATCATCCTGCCGCCCGCCGACTGGCGCCTCGGGGTCACCGTCGTCTCGGTGCTCGGCGCGCTGGCGCTCACCGGCTGGAGCAGCGCGCGGCTCGGCTCGGCGCTGGTGCGGCCCGCCGTCCTGCGCAACATGGCGGGAGGAGCGCTCGCCATGGCGGTGACATATGGGGCGGGTGCGCTGCTCGGGGCGGTCGGTGTCTAGCCGGCGCTCAAGCGTCCGCTTTTGGCGGAGATCGCCAACAACTCCTTCCTTACCCCAGGTAATACTTGTCGGTAACTACGTCTAGCGGCGGTCGGCCGGGGGCCTTTACGGTGCACGCATGCCGCCGAACCTGCCCGATGTCGTGCTGTGGTCCATACCTGCATTCGTGCTGCTCACCGTCGTGGAGATCGTGAGCCACCGGATCCATCCTGCCGCCGACGGGGCCGAAGCCGGGTACGAGACGAAGGACGCCGCCACCTCCGTCACCATGGGGCTGGGCAGCCTTGTCTTCGATCTCCTGTGGAAGATCCCCATCGTCGCGATCTACACGGCGGTGTACGCGCTGACGCCGCTGCGCATCCCCGTCCTGTGGTGGACGATCCCGCTGATGCTGCTCGCGCAGGACTTCTTCTACTACTGGTCGCACCGCGGGCACCACGTCATCCGCATCCTGTGGGCCTGCCACGTCGTGCACCACTCCAGCCGCAAGTTCAACCTCACGACGGCGCTGCGCCAGCCCTGGACGAGCCTGACGGTCTGGCCGTTCTACGTCCCGCTGATCGCGCTCGGCGTGCATCCGGCGGCGCTCGCGTTCTGCTCGTCGGCGAACCTCGTCTACCAGTTCTGGATCCACACCGAGCGCATCGGGAAGCTCCCGCGCCCCTTCGAGTTCGTCTTCAACACCCCCTCGCACCACCGCGTCCACCACGCGTCGCAGGGCGGCTACCTGGACCGCAACTTCGGCGGCATCCTGATCATCTGGGACCGCGTGTTCGGCTCCTGGGTCGCCGAGACGGACCGCCCCGTCTACGGCCTCACGAAGAACATCGCCACGTACAACCCGCTGCGGGTCGCCACGCACGAGTACGCGGCGATAGCCAAGGACCTCAGGAAGGCGACCAGTTGGCGCGAGCGGGGCGGCAGACTGTTCCGGGGTCCCGGCTGGCAGCCGCAGCCGCCGGTGGCACCACAGGGGGCACCCGAGCCGGTGACGGAGCCGGTGACGGAGCCGGTCCCGGAGAGCGCGGTATGACCGCTGCGGGCAGGGCGAGGCTGCTTCTCGTGGCCTTCGGCCTGGTGGCACTGGGCGACCTGACGGCGCTTCTCGCGGACTCCGGGGCCGTTCACGCCGTCTTCAAGCCCCTCCTCATGCCGCTCCTGGCGGCGTACGTGCTCACCGTCAAAGGCCCGCGCCTCCTGACCGCAGCGCTCCTCTGCGGCTGGGGAGGCGACGTCCTGCTGCTCTTCGACGCAGACCTCGCGTTCCTCGCCGGAATGGGCTCCTTCGCGGCGGGCCACGTCTGCTACCTCGTCCTCTTCAGGCGCCACGGCACGTCACGCGCGCGTGGCGCCTGGCTGGTGGCCGCGTACGCCACGGCCCTCGTCGGCACGGTCGCCGTGCTCTGGCCGGACCTCCCGCCGGACATGCGCGGCCCCGTGGCGGGCTACAGCCTGCTGCTCACCGCGATGGCGTTCGGCGCGACGAGGCTGGGCCTCACGGCGGCGGCCGGCGGTGCGCTGTTCCTGCTCTCGGACACCCTCATCGCGACCGGCGTCGCCGAGTGGCCACAGGCTCCGCGCCCCGACTTCTGGATCATGCTCACCTATATCGCCGCACAGTTCCTGCTGGTCAACGGCGTGCTGGCCGCGCAGTCCGAACAGACACAACCGCCCCGGCAGCCCACGCGGCTCACCAGCGAATCGGCACCGGCAACGCGGTCAGCAGAGCCGACACCGCCACCACGACCCCGAGCACGATGACCTCACCGCGCGCGGGGGAGTACGCCGACACCGGGTCGGCTGACCGGCGCAGCCGCCGCCGCGCGAGCAGCGCGAGGACGGCCACGGCCACCACGAGGAGCACCTTGGCGAGCAGCGTGCGCCCGTAGGCCGTCTCCGTCAGCTGGTCGAGGACCGTGCCCGGCGGCATCCGGCGCAGGGTGCTGCACACCCCCGTCACGGTGATCGCGGCCAACAGGACGGCCGCCACGCGCGCGTAGAGCCCCAGTACGGCCGCGCCCGCCCCCGGGGCCGACGTCCGCCACAGGCGCAGCATGCGAAGCACCTGCAGCAGGCCACCCGCCCACAGCACTCCGCAGGTCAGATGCACCAGCGTCAGGCCCGAGCCGACGAGCGGGGTGTCCTCCACCGGGGGATGGGCCCGCAGCGCCTCTGCCGCGATCACCGCGGCCAGCGGAAGGGCCGCGGTGGACGGGCGGCGCGAACGCGAGCAGAGCAGCGCCACGATGAAGGCGTTGACCTCAAGGAGCGCCAGCCTCCCGTCCCGTGACGCGTAGAGACCGCCGATGTCCATGTCGGACAGCTGATGCGGCACCAGATTGCCGGTGGCCACCACCGAGGCCAGGCCGAGCGCGGCGACGATCCCCGCCACCGCCGCGTACGTGGACCAGCTCCGCGGCGCACGGTCCAGCGGCGCCCCCGGCACCCGGCGGGCCAGCCGCGTCGCGTACACCTCGCCCAACTGCACGCAGAGGGCGGCGAACATGACCGCCCGCAGGAACGTGATCCCGGCCGTGCCGGGCGCCTCGGCCTCCCCGGTACCGCTCAGCGCCGCCGACGGGCCGAGCAGCGGAACGGCGGCGGCGACGGCCACCAGGACGAGCACGGCGACGGCACGGGCCGTCGAGGGGCGGCGGCGCGGGGCGCGATGCGAGGTGCCCGGCGTGCCGAGGGGCGTCCCGGCGGCAGCGCCGGCCGTGGCCTCGCCGCCGGGCTCGGCGGACGGTTGTATGGAGCTCACCACACGATCTTCACCAGGTGCGCCCTTATCGGGCAAGTCCTGGCAAACAACTGGCGGAAGCACATTCCGCCCGGCCTGGGTCCCGCGCCCGGCGCCCCGGTTCGCGTTACTCCGTGGCGGCGGCGGCCCACCCGAGCTTGATCTCCTTCTCGGGCTCGGACGGCAGGAGGTCCCAGCCCAGCGGGGTCGCCGTCCGCACCACGTACGCACCGCCCACGCCGCGGTAGAACCGCAGCGGGACCACGCACTCGGTGGGCAGTTCGGGGGTCTTGGGGTCCTTCGGGGCGGACAGCTTCCTCGTCCACTTGTCGAGGTGCCGGTCGACCCGCGCGCGGTAGAAGTCCGCGTCCCCCTCGTGCCGCAGCTCGGGCCAGGTCACGGCCCACAGCGGCCACAGCTCCATGCGGCCGAGGGTCGCGTCCATGACCTTCTCGAAGCCGCGCTCGTAGCCGGGAACGAGGTACGTGAAGATCTCCGTGATCATGGCGAACGCGATGAGGACGATCGCGAACGCGAGCCACAGCACCCACCACACGGGCAGCACGATCACCGTGGCGACGAACTGCGTCACCAGCTGCCAGGTGGGCCGGGCGGGCCGGGGCACCCAGCTCTCCGTGTCGACGGATCCGAACGCGGGGTTCCGATACTCATACATGGGACGAGATCCTCTCGCGAAGGGCCGGGCGGCACGCAACCGCCCGGCCCGGCTCGCCTCGCGAACCCGTTACTTCCGTACGACTTACTTCCGTACGGCCTACTTCCGTACCGCTTACCTCCGGACGGCGTCGAGCGCGTCGATCATGCCCACGCCGTAGAAGCCGTTCTTGTTCTTGCCGCCCTGGCAGACAGCGTCGACCTTGCCGTCACCGTCGATGTCGTACGGATCGGTGCACTTCATGGCGTCGGCCTCGCCGTAGAGCAGAGCCTTCACCATCGCCGACGACGCGTGCGGATGGGCCGACTTGACGAGCGCGGCGACCCCCGCGGCGTGCGGTGACGCCATCGACGTCCCCGCCTTGTAGCCGAACTTGCCGCCCGGGAGCGTCGACAGGATGCGGCCGTCCGTGGCCGGCGCGTCCGGCGTCTGGTACTTCGTCGAGTCGCCGCCCGGCGCCGCGATGTCGATGACGCCGTTGCCGTAGTTCGAGTACGAGGACTTGATGCCCTTCGCGCCCGTGGCCGAGACGGTCACGACACCCGGAAGCTGCGACGGGAGGTCGAAGCAGTCCTTCGTCTTGATCGTCCGGGGCACCGGAGTCGTGTCGTCCGGGCTGGAGTCGTCGAGGATCTCGTCCTGCGCGAGGTCCGTCTTGGCGTTGCCGGCCGCCGCGACGTTCACCGCACCCTTGCGCTCCGCGTACCGGGTGGCCCGCCCGACGGCGTCGACCAGAGCCTTCTGGTCGTCGTCCGTCTTGCAGTTGAACAGCCACGGGTCGGTGTAGTAGCTGGAGTTGGTGACATCCACGCCGTGATCGGCCGCCCACATGAAGCCGCAGACCACGGCCTCCGTGTAGTACATGCCGGTCGCCGGCTCGGCCACCTTCAGGCTCGCCACCTTCACGCCCGGAGCGACACCGGTGACGCCGGTGCCGTTCTTCGCGGCGGCGATCGTGCCCGCCACGTGCATGCCGTGGTCGCTCTCCCCGCTCACCGGACGCCACGCGTTGTCCTTCTGCACGGGCACACCGCCCAGGCAGCTCGCGGACGCCTTCGCGTCGAAGTTCGGCGTGATGTCCGGGTGCGTGTCGTCCACGCCGGAGTCCAGGACGCCGACGGTGACCCTGGAGCTGCCGAGCGACACCTCGTGGGCCTTGTCCGCCTTGATGGCGGGCAGGTCCCACTGGAGCGGCTCCAGCTCGTCCTGGCCCGCGCCCGCCTTCCCGGCCGCCTGCTTCGCCTCGGCGGCGGTCAGCGGCCGCTCGGACTCGAGCGCGTCGTCGGACTGCGCGGACAGCGGCGCGGTGCGGGTCGCCCCGGCCGACGCGACGCCCTTCACCCCGCGGATCTTCTTGGCGAAGTCCGCGTCCGACGAGTGGACGACGATCACGCCGATCCTGTCGTACGCGATGACGACGGTGCCGCCCGCCTCGGCGATGGCCTTCTTGACGTACGCCGACGTCTTGCCCGACGGCGAACCGCCGTGACCGGCGCGGACGTTGACCACGTAGCTCATCGACGTGCCGTCCGCGAGGGCGGACGCGACGGACGACACCGGGGAGTTCTGCTGAGCCGCGGCATCGGGCTGAGCCGACGCCGTGCCCGGCAGGAAGGCGACGGCCGAGGCCACCGCCATGCCGAGCGGAAGTGCGAGCACGCGACGGGAGCGCGTGAACGGTGCGGTCATGGTGTGGGTGCCCTTCACTTCTTCACGGCGTCGAGCGCGTCGACGATCCCGTTGCCGTAGAAGCCGTTCTTGTTCTTGCCGCCCTCGCAGACCGCGTCGACCTTGCCGTCACCGTCCGGGTCGTACGGCACCGTCGGGCAGCCCGGGTTGTCGGCCTGCTTCTTGAGGAGCCGCTGCAGCTCGGCGGGGCTCGCCTTGGGGTGCGTCGACTTCAGGAGCGCGGCAACGCCCGCGGCGTGCGGCGAGGCCATCGAGGTGCCCTGCAGCCAGCCGTACTCGTTGCCGGGCATCGTGGAGAGGATGCGGCCGTTCTTCGACGGGGTGTCGGCCGGGATCTGGTACTTGTCGCCGCCGGGGGCCGCGATGTCGATGACGCCCTTGCCGTACGTCGAGTAGTACGACTTGAGGTTCTGCACGCCCGTCGCGCTGACCGTGACGACGCCCGGCAGCTGCGTCGGGATGTCGAAGCACTCGGAGGGGTCGATGGTGCGCGGCACCGGAGTCGAGTCGTCCGGGCTCGAGTCGTCCAGGATCTCGTCGGAGGCGAGGTCGTGGTTGGAGTTGCCCGCCGACGCGAGGTTCAGGGTGCCCTTCTTCTGGGCGTACAGCTGGGCGCGGTTGACCGCGTCGACGATGGCCCGCTGGTCCGGGTCGTCCATGCAGTTGTAGAGCCACGGGTCCACGTAGTAGCTGTTGTTCGTGACCTCGATGCCCTTGTCGGCGGCGAACACGAAGGCGCAGACGACGCTCTCCGGGTAGAACAGCTCACTGACG
This Streptomyces sp. NBC_01283 DNA region includes the following protein-coding sequences:
- a CDS encoding sterol desaturase family protein gives rise to the protein MPPNLPDVVLWSIPAFVLLTVVEIVSHRIHPAADGAEAGYETKDAATSVTMGLGSLVFDLLWKIPIVAIYTAVYALTPLRIPVLWWTIPLMLLAQDFFYYWSHRGHHVIRILWACHVVHHSSRKFNLTTALRQPWTSLTVWPFYVPLIALGVHPAALAFCSSANLVYQFWIHTERIGKLPRPFEFVFNTPSHHRVHHASQGGYLDRNFGGILIIWDRVFGSWVAETDRPVYGLTKNIATYNPLRVATHEYAAIAKDLRKATSWRERGGRLFRGPGWQPQPPVAPQGAPEPVTEPVTEPVPESAV
- a CDS encoding lysoplasmalogenase; translated protein: MTAAGRARLLLVAFGLVALGDLTALLADSGAVHAVFKPLLMPLLAAYVLTVKGPRLLTAALLCGWGGDVLLLFDADLAFLAGMGSFAAGHVCYLVLFRRHGTSRARGAWLVAAYATALVGTVAVLWPDLPPDMRGPVAGYSLLLTAMAFGATRLGLTAAAGGALFLLSDTLIATGVAEWPQAPRPDFWIMLTYIAAQFLLVNGVLAAQSEQTQPPRQPTRLTSESAPATRSAEPTPPPRPRAR
- a CDS encoding CopD family protein, which translates into the protein MVSSIQPSAEPGGEATAGAAAGTPLGTPGTSHRAPRRRPSTARAVAVLVLVAVAAAVPLLGPSAALSGTGEAEAPGTAGITFLRAVMFAALCVQLGEVYATRLARRVPGAPLDRAPRSWSTYAAVAGIVAALGLASVVATGNLVPHQLSDMDIGGLYASRDGRLALLEVNAFIVALLCSRSRRPSTAALPLAAVIAAEALRAHPPVEDTPLVGSGLTLVHLTCGVLWAGGLLQVLRMLRLWRTSAPGAGAAVLGLYARVAAVLLAAITVTGVCSTLRRMPPGTVLDQLTETAYGRTLLAKVLLVVAVAVLALLARRRLRRSADPVSAYSPARGEVIVLGVVVAVSALLTALPVPIRW
- a CDS encoding SDR family NAD(P)-dependent oxidoreductase, yielding MELREGQVAVVTGAASGIGLAMARRFAASGLKVVLADVEEGALEKAAAGLREDGASVHARVVDVGSREQVFALADAAYETFGAVHVLCNNAGVGSGAEGRMWEHEPNDWKWAFEVNVWGVFHGIQAFVPRMIAGGEPGHVVNTSSGDGGIAPLPTASVYAVTKAAVVTMTESLYAHLKAEHARVGASVLFPGPHMLRTGLWESHRNRPERYAKSRPRKTPYRSLDQWESAMKEAGQEVEFTPVEQVADFVAEGIAADRFWLLPQSEHSDRQIKARSRSMLDRANPAYLESFILD
- a CDS encoding VIT family protein, giving the protein MSDQVAGHDEAHGGALASRLNWLRAAVLGANDGIVSTAGLVVGVAGATGDRSTLLTAGLAGLLAGSMSMAAGEYVSVSTQRDSEKAALAMEKRELREQPEAELAELTGLLEQRGLSREVAREAAEQLTERDALRAHARVELGIDPDQLTNPWHAAWASFVAFTVGALLPLLAIILPPADWRLGVTVVSVLGALALTGWSSARLGSALVRPAVLRNMAGGALAMAVTYGAGALLGAVGV
- a CDS encoding TetR/AcrR family transcriptional regulator, whose amino-acid sequence is MKSEETRTHPDRERGHLDREQVLAAATALVKQHGPQALTMRRLAAELGTAVTSIYWHVGNRESLLDALVDRTLADLGDIRPAGRTPDGRIVSVARALRRRLRDHPHLVAMVHERGLTERMFLPAQQVLVHEVHAAGLRGTRAADAVRAVQVHVVGHVLVERNRERAPVQSPGEEELWGARTAEQDPALARALARPVDPEALFTLSVKALVSGLLGPAAGGSTPDGDRIGHAADPRGGPGT
- a CDS encoding amidohydrolase family protein, coding for MTDQDPYLIISSDCHAGLPTEEYRPYLDSRFHRDFDQFLGERDARRAEATRLGIRNDAFAAKWFQDNEEGLRGGWETAQRLKELDGDGVAAEVVFPDADAVDSQTAAPFGVGLGLSGDQDPELGMAGAQAHNRWLADFVSEHPERHCGVALLPITGEVDRVVAEVHRAKESGLGALMIPSMWVDKAPYHDRRYDPVWAAVAECAMPVVTHSGAAPRHEYGDHLGIYVSEVTWWPARPLWFMLWSGVFERHPGLKFGVAESGCWWLPNLLWFMDRLYLGAHGGKKLSPFAELKRPPHEYLDRQLFICATNTKRRELAQRYEIGVDNILWGSDFPHPEGTWPDTRAWLRKTFHDIPVGETRRMLGLAAAEVFGFDIQKLAPLARRIGPTPAELGQATDDAGRAAVEASWARSRDVGRHWLTDHDFPVLGADT
- a CDS encoding acetoacetate decarboxylase family protein, which translates into the protein MARVRYGARTEAEIAAARTASSKLPDIWSTGVVAVWESDPDAVAAVLPPPLKPTARPLVRANISKVDLPGYPLGAGSVAVAAEHDGVAGWYPLVMPMTHERALIGGREVFGEPKKLGEVEVERDGLVVRASLARHGIAFVEVRGAVSGDLPIPEPVQKTDFYFKFLPAVDGSGFDADPVLVHCVRNEKVRKLEGITGDVVLRESMYDPVADLPVRAVVEITIGEKTTDQKGRVAERVSAQALLPYIHQRYDDPQQILDGPPEGSL
- a CDS encoding S8 family serine peptidase; amino-acid sequence: MTAPFTRSRRVLALPLGMAVASAVAFLPGTASAQPDAAAQQNSPVSSVASALADGTSMSYVVNVRAGHGGSPSGKTSAYVKKAIAEAGGTVVIAYDRIGVIVVHSSDADFAKKIRGVKGVASAGATRTAPLSAQSDDALESERPLTAAEAKQAAGKAGAGQDELEPLQWDLPAIKADKAHEVSLGSSRVTVGVLDSGVDDTHPDITPNFDAKASASCLGGVPVQKDNAWRPVSGESDHGMHVAGTIAAAKNGTGVTGVAPGVKVASLKVAEPATGMYYTEAVVCGFMWAADHGVDVTNSSYYTDPWLFNCKTDDDQKALVDAVGRATRYAERKGAVNVAAAGNAKTDLAQDEILDDSSPDDTTPVPRTIKTKDCFDLPSQLPGVVTVSATGAKGIKSSYSNYGNGVIDIAAPGGDSTKYQTPDAPATDGRILSTLPGGKFGYKAGTSMASPHAAGVAALVKSAHPHASSAMVKALLYGEADAMKCTDPYDIDGDGKVDAVCQGGKNKNGFYGVGMIDALDAVRR
- a CDS encoding amidohydrolase family protein; this encodes MTEERYTVISADCHAGADLLDYRPYLESRHHDAFDAWAATYVNPYEDLLADTADRNWNSDRRVTELEQDGIVAEVVFPNTIPPFFPSASLMAPAPTREEFEQRWAGLRAHNRWLADFCAAAPGRRAGVFQILLNDVDAAVKEIHWAADAGLHGGLLLPGTPPGSGLPELYSAAYDPIWAACAERGVPVNHHAGSASPPLGDEPAARAVFMVETTWFSHRALWHMVFGGAFRRHPELRLVLTEQGSGWIPGVLDMLDYYHGRLVAAASRTGTAESKFGAGLADSMGKGPSEIWRENCFVGASFMRPHEARMRDRIGLDKIMWGSDYPHDEGTHPFSREGLRIAYAGLPKDEIAAMVGGNAARVYGFDLERLGVVAARVGPTVRELDEPLKETPAGATSPVFASGGSVRVW